The window AAAAATATTGTAATTTTATTTGTTTTAATTGTTGAGATTAAGCTACAGGTTTTTGTGATGCAGTCTCGCTTAATTTCAAACTTAATGAATAGTTTAAAAAAAAGATATCATTACTATCGTTTTTTTTTCAGCACCAGAAAGCTGAGGAAAAACTTTCCATTTTATAAAGTGGAATCTCTGGCAGAAACAATAGGTGAAATCCGTAATCATAAAAAGAATATCAGCAGATTTGGCGACGGAGAATTTCGTCTGGTCCTGAATACGGCAGGGATTGGTTTTCAAAATGGGAGTGAAGAGATGACTCACAGGCTTCGTGAGGTTCTGACCTCGGATTTACCTAATCACCTGGTCGCTATTCCTGAAACCTTTTCTATGAAGAATAACCTGAATTGGCGGGTGAAATTTTGGTGGCTGAATTATATCAATACAGTAGGAATTCAGATTTCACACCATCTGAACCCTAAGAAGAAATATTCTAATGCCTTTATTACCCGTTTTTATCTGGACTACGAAACCAAAAAGCATATTCCTGAAATTCTGGAAAAATTAAAAAAACTTTGGAAAGATCAGGAGGTCCTGATTGTAGAAGGTGAGTTTTCGCGGCTGG of the Chryseobacterium aureum genome contains:
- a CDS encoding GT-D fold domain-containing glycosyltransferase — encoded protein: MNSLKKRYHYYRFFFSTRKLRKNFPFYKVESLAETIGEIRNHKKNISRFGDGEFRLVLNTAGIGFQNGSEEMTHRLREVLTSDLPNHLVAIPETFSMKNNLNWRVKFWWLNYINTVGIQISHHLNPKKKYSNAFITRFYLDYETKKHIPEILEKLKKLWKDQEVLIVEGEFSRLGVGNDLFDGVKSLQRILCPAKDAFSSYQDILSEIKVLGRNKLVLLALGPTATVMAYDLAKENIWAIDIGHVDLEYMWYLQNAQEKVPVAGRLVNEAVKEQTVEIPEGERMKYETSIIKRM